A single window of Sporomusaceae bacterium DNA harbors:
- a CDS encoding YadA-like family protein encodes MKGKTALSLLVTLAFLAATAVTPVWAEEYTVLVAEEGAVAFNTAQGVGSQVNGGENNYATGIGAFISGGSFNQAAGVGALVSEASGVQVAGIGAVAIGNFNTAIGTGVVVNGGADEDSSSTVASSATLPNIGTGYGAVALGEGNTAVGAYSAAVGQGNAAYGLGATAVGLGNSAYGMGATAGYYEPTVGATAIGAYARADGHFDTAIGAEAWAYGGNSVALGAGSVADQPNTVSVGSPGNERRITNVAPGVYGTDAVNMSQLRDTHDKMNRLGATAMAMTGLAPMAYNPKEPTQYSAAIGTYSGRQAIAVGLFHYTRESVMLNAAFGWSSDGWEKAGRVGVTWTGGRSTKKEPTDNTIHVSNAPGKATATEGGIQDRVNRLLQGSSVQADKPAPAVPESAAKPVNAEVKASEKKPAAAPEGGIQDRVNKLLQSHSGQS; translated from the coding sequence ATGAAAGGTAAAACAGCGTTGTCGCTGTTGGTGACCTTGGCCTTTCTGGCCGCGACGGCGGTGACGCCGGTCTGGGCGGAGGAATACACCGTCCTCGTGGCCGAGGAAGGCGCGGTGGCTTTCAACACCGCCCAAGGGGTCGGCAGCCAGGTGAACGGCGGCGAGAATAACTACGCCACCGGCATCGGCGCCTTCATCAGCGGCGGCAGTTTCAACCAGGCCGCCGGCGTCGGCGCCCTGGTATCCGAGGCCTCCGGCGTGCAGGTTGCCGGTATCGGTGCCGTCGCCATCGGCAATTTCAACACCGCCATCGGTACCGGCGTAGTCGTCAATGGCGGCGCCGATGAGGATTCGTCCTCGACAGTCGCCAGCTCCGCCACTTTGCCCAATATCGGGACAGGCTACGGTGCGGTAGCCTTGGGCGAGGGCAACACGGCGGTAGGCGCCTACAGCGCGGCTGTCGGCCAGGGCAATGCTGCATACGGTCTGGGCGCAACCGCCGTCGGGCTAGGCAACTCGGCTTACGGCATGGGCGCGACCGCCGGGTACTACGAGCCCACGGTGGGAGCGACCGCAATCGGCGCATATGCAAGGGCTGACGGTCATTTCGACACCGCCATCGGCGCAGAGGCATGGGCGTACGGCGGCAATAGCGTCGCTCTCGGCGCAGGGTCTGTCGCCGACCAGCCTAACACCGTATCGGTCGGCTCGCCCGGCAACGAGCGGCGTATCACCAATGTCGCTCCCGGCGTCTACGGCACCGACGCGGTCAATATGAGCCAGTTGCGGGATACCCACGACAAGATGAACCGCCTCGGAGCGACGGCGATGGCGATGACCGGCTTGGCGCCGATGGCCTACAACCCCAAAGAGCCGACCCAGTATTCGGCGGCCATCGGCACCTACAGCGGCAGACAGGCCATCGCGGTGGGGCTCTTCCACTACACCAGGGAATCGGTCATGCTGAACGCGGCCTTTGGCTGGAGCTCCGACGGCTGGGAGAAAGCCGGCCGGGTGGGTGTCACCTGGACCGGCGGCAGATCCACGAAGAAGGAGCCTACCGACAACACGATCCATGTCAGCAACGCGCCCGGAAAGGCCACCGCCACCGAAGGCGGCATCCAGGACCGCGTGAACAGGCTGCTGCAAGGGAGCAGCGTACAGGCGGACAAGCCTGCGCCGGCCGTTCCGGAAAGCGCCGCCAAACCAGTTAACGCCGAAGTCAAGGCTTCTGAGAAGAAGCCGGCCGCGGCGCCCGAAGGCGGCATCCAGGACAGGGTGAACAAGCTGTTGCAAAGCCACAGCGGTCAGTCGTAA
- a CDS encoding YkuS family protein, whose protein sequence is MAKVVAVQSRMNDVARLLAKRGYKVVDMLEASRPGANVDAFLYTSYHSDIVSSFNSMTQADNVALSGMASELDSATIPMLNVAGMTPEQAVDILEERLNR, encoded by the coding sequence ATGGCTAAAGTGGTCGCGGTCCAGTCGCGGATGAACGATGTCGCGAGACTGCTGGCGAAGAGGGGCTACAAAGTGGTGGATATGCTGGAGGCTAGCCGGCCGGGGGCGAATGTCGACGCATTCTTGTACACGAGCTATCATAGTGATATTGTGAGTTCTTTCAACAGCATGACCCAGGCGGACAACGTGGCGCTGAGCGGAATGGCGTCCGAACTGGACAGCGCGACGATTCCGATGCTCAATGTTGCGGGAATGACGCCCGAGCAGGCGGTTGATATCCTGGAGGAGCGGCTGAACCGCTGA
- a CDS encoding N-acetylmuramoyl-L-alanine amidase, producing MRVKPGPTALLLILLILLCSLPAAAQPGSLTGKTVVLDPGHGGNQAGAFHHGVREADVNLAIGLELKARLTAAGATVVMTRATDDLSASPGITPVAELQARVDIARNAAADIFVSLHANAHPTKPETAGAITFYAPGRPNDLAATVLEALVLETGAVNKGVRPANFYVLRTSDIPAVLVEVGFLTNRDEAARLADSVYQQEIAAGICKGIMRYFLAR from the coding sequence ATGCGCGTAAAACCCGGCCCGACTGCGCTCCTGCTTATCCTGCTTATTCTCCTTTGCAGCCTTCCCGCCGCCGCGCAGCCGGGGTCGCTTACCGGCAAAACCGTCGTCCTCGACCCCGGCCATGGCGGCAACCAGGCCGGCGCGTTCCATCACGGTGTGCGCGAAGCCGACGTAAACCTCGCCATCGGGCTAGAGCTCAAGGCCAGGCTCACCGCTGCCGGCGCCACCGTCGTCATGACCCGCGCTACCGACGATCTGTCAGCCTCTCCCGGCATTACGCCCGTGGCCGAGCTCCAGGCCCGGGTCGATATCGCGAGGAACGCCGCCGCCGACATCTTCGTCAGCCTTCACGCCAACGCGCACCCCACAAAGCCGGAGACCGCCGGCGCCATAACATTTTACGCCCCGGGGCGGCCTAATGATCTCGCGGCTACCGTCCTCGAAGCGCTTGTCCTGGAAACCGGCGCCGTCAACAAAGGCGTGCGCCCCGCGAACTTCTACGTGCTGCGCACCAGCGATATCCCGGCGGTACTGGTCGAGGTGGGCTTTCTCACCAACCGCGACGAAGCCGCCCGTCTCGCCGACAGTGTCTACCAGCAGGAAATCGCCGCCGGCATCTGCAAAGGTATTATGCGGTATTTCCTCGCCCGCTAA
- a CDS encoding metallophosphoesterase yields MPYLLLNFYVGSRLWQYIFSHLTPGWGKVFWPLFWLIAVTPLASRVKALPVPTQIKDFLAFSGDYWLAALYYFLLLWLVADLGIFLVRRLGLLTVAAHRPLTVGIAAVVLVVVLLAYGSWNARNPQVTPYEVTIAKPAGDLAELRVVMVSDIHLGPIIGNERLEGLVAAINGRHPDLVLLPGDVIDENVSYFVEMKMAEPFRDLKPRFGVWAVFGNHEYISGKAEEVTDRLREAGIMVLRDEYVKVGESFYIVGRDDRRRAQFGGRARQELAAVMAGVDRRLPILLMDHQPYSLDEAAGQGVDLQVSGHTHVGQMFPNNFVTGRMFEVDWGYLRKGAYQIIVSSGFGTWGPPIRVGNRPEIVDIRIKFAAPVR; encoded by the coding sequence GTGCCGTACTTATTGCTGAATTTCTATGTGGGCAGTCGCCTGTGGCAGTATATTTTTTCCCACCTGACGCCCGGGTGGGGCAAGGTTTTCTGGCCGCTTTTCTGGTTAATCGCCGTGACGCCGCTCGCTTCGCGGGTCAAGGCGCTGCCTGTACCGACGCAGATCAAGGATTTCCTTGCCTTTAGCGGCGATTACTGGCTGGCGGCGCTCTATTATTTCCTGCTGTTGTGGCTGGTGGCCGATCTTGGCATATTCCTGGTCCGGCGGCTAGGCCTGCTGACCGTGGCGGCTCACCGACCGCTGACGGTAGGGATAGCGGCGGTCGTGCTGGTCGTGGTTTTGTTGGCTTATGGTTCGTGGAACGCCCGCAACCCGCAGGTGACGCCGTATGAGGTGACGATCGCCAAACCGGCCGGCGACCTCGCCGAGCTGCGGGTGGTGATGGTGTCGGACATTCATCTCGGCCCGATCATCGGCAATGAGCGCCTGGAGGGACTGGTAGCGGCGATCAACGGCCGGCACCCCGACCTGGTGCTGTTGCCGGGAGATGTCATCGACGAGAATGTCAGCTATTTTGTCGAAATGAAGATGGCCGAACCTTTCCGCGACCTGAAGCCGCGTTTTGGGGTCTGGGCGGTGTTCGGCAACCACGAGTACATCAGCGGCAAGGCTGAAGAGGTCACGGACCGGCTGCGCGAAGCGGGCATCATGGTGCTGAGGGATGAATACGTCAAGGTGGGCGAAAGTTTCTACATCGTCGGCCGCGACGACCGGCGCCGGGCACAATTCGGCGGCCGGGCACGCCAGGAGCTGGCGGCGGTCATGGCAGGGGTCGACCGGCGGCTGCCCATTCTGCTCATGGACCACCAGCCTTACAGCCTCGATGAGGCGGCGGGACAGGGGGTCGATCTGCAGGTGTCGGGACACACCCATGTAGGCCAAATGTTTCCGAATAACTTCGTTACCGGTCGCATGTTTGAAGTCGACTGGGGGTATCTCCGCAAGGGGGCTTACCAGATTATCGTATCATCGGGATTCGGGACATGGGGACCGCCGATAAGGGTGGGCAACCGCCCGGAGATCGTCGACATAAGGATAAAATTCGCGGCGCCTGTCCGCTGA
- the motA gene encoding flagellar motor stator protein MotA, whose amino-acid sequence MEKSTIIGLILGCSAISVGMVLKGASLSALLNPAAMLIIFAGTAACLLNGFPMEQVKKFPKLVKMLFVKPVLMPHGEILRLFIGLSQLARREGLLALEPGLDEIKDPFLKEGLTMVIDGMDPDLVVDVLGLDIQQMEERHRVGALIFSQAGMYAPTLGVLGAVVGLVAALGNLDDIEQLGHSIAAAFIATLFGIFTGYVIWHPFANKLKLMSKEETELKKMMLEGILSLQAGDNPATLEAKLRVFVPQNKRQLLNKGEEKGDATEEA is encoded by the coding sequence TTGGAGAAGTCGACTATTATCGGATTGATTCTGGGCTGCTCCGCCATAAGTGTGGGGATGGTCCTCAAGGGGGCCAGCCTATCGGCGCTGCTCAACCCGGCGGCTATGTTGATCATCTTCGCCGGTACGGCGGCATGCCTCCTCAACGGATTTCCGATGGAGCAGGTAAAAAAGTTTCCCAAACTGGTAAAAATGTTGTTTGTAAAACCGGTTCTGATGCCTCACGGCGAGATATTGCGCCTGTTCATCGGACTGTCGCAGCTCGCCCGCCGGGAAGGCCTGCTGGCTCTCGAACCGGGACTTGATGAGATAAAGGACCCTTTTCTTAAGGAAGGCCTGACAATGGTCATCGACGGTATGGATCCCGATCTGGTTGTGGACGTTCTCGGCCTGGACATCCAGCAAATGGAGGAGCGCCACCGGGTCGGAGCGCTCATCTTTTCGCAAGCGGGCATGTACGCCCCCACATTGGGTGTGCTGGGGGCGGTCGTCGGCCTGGTGGCCGCGCTCGGTAATCTCGACGATATCGAGCAGTTGGGGCACTCTATCGCCGCCGCTTTTATCGCCACACTGTTCGGTATATTTACCGGCTACGTAATCTGGCACCCCTTCGCCAACAAGCTGAAACTCATGTCCAAAGAAGAAACGGAGCTCAAGAAGATGATGCTGGAAGGAATACTCTCCCTCCAGGCCGGAGACAACCCGGCCACCCTGGAGGCCAAACTGAGGGTGTTCGTCCCGCAGAACAAACGGCAACTTCTCAACAAAGGCGAGGAAAAGGGCGATGCGACGGAAGAGGCATAG
- a CDS encoding flagellar motor protein MotB — MRRKRHSSEEHEEHVDETWLVPYSDILTLLLALFIVLFASSQVDQKKFEQMAQAFNSAFQGNPSIFESVRTVPQQAESQPQTIDKVPSVLSTIGNERASNFQQETAQLLEAKRKIDKYIEDNNLTGGFGTMLTDDGLLVRIKDSALFESGRADMVPASREYGTAIAKMLASLPQKVVISGHTDNIPINTAEFPTNWDLSSKRALNFMKYLMSQEQNLQPARFSAIGHGEYRPTAANTTPEGRAQNRRVEVLIVRTHSR; from the coding sequence ATGCGACGGAAGAGGCATAGCAGCGAGGAACACGAGGAGCATGTCGACGAGACCTGGCTGGTTCCATACTCCGATATTTTAACCCTGCTGCTGGCCCTGTTCATCGTTTTGTTTGCTTCTTCCCAGGTCGACCAGAAGAAGTTCGAGCAGATGGCCCAGGCTTTCAACAGCGCTTTTCAGGGCAACCCGTCTATCTTCGAGAGCGTGCGCACGGTGCCCCAGCAGGCGGAAAGCCAGCCGCAGACAATTGATAAAGTACCGTCGGTATTATCCACCATAGGCAACGAACGGGCCAGTAACTTTCAGCAGGAAACCGCTCAACTGCTGGAAGCCAAGCGAAAAATCGACAAGTACATCGAGGATAACAACCTGACCGGTGGTTTCGGCACCATGCTCACCGACGACGGCCTGCTCGTCAGGATAAAGGATTCCGCGCTGTTCGAATCGGGCCGGGCCGATATGGTGCCGGCTTCGCGCGAATACGGAACCGCTATTGCCAAGATGTTGGCATCATTGCCGCAAAAGGTGGTAATATCGGGTCACACCGACAACATCCCCATCAACACCGCCGAGTTCCCTACCAACTGGGATCTTAGCTCGAAGCGGGCCCTGAACTTCATGAAATACCTCATGTCCCAGGAACAAAACCTCCAGCCCGCGCGGTTCAGCGCCATCGGTCATGGGGAGTATCGCCCGACGGCCGCCAATACGACTCCCGAAGGACGGGCCCAGAACCGTCGGGTCGAAGTATTGATCGTCCGCACACACTCGCGTTGA
- a CDS encoding YcaO-like family protein, translating into MKYKDEVPLRTIGKIKDILTGMGLLPIEKAWRNSLQGFYSVSVNIAGTDLSVNGKGTSHEYALASAYGELMERLQNLCTFRLSFDLSPEALARQGFYYAPDEILLSTADLLTAGGEWLTAQLAGLDPATDKEALLKLWQGVTYEDLPADFAAVPYGNLHTGNISYLPVKMTAKMYMSNGMCAGNTPQEALVQGIAELFERHVNQRIIREKIVPPTIPGEYIARFPRIAAMIAAIEARGACRVIVKDCSLGKGYPVVGIVYINLADQSYFVKFGSHPLFEIAAERTLTELLQGQDIGSMMGMREFSYRAGADDGNNLIGILVNGSGVYPSEFFGPQASYTFREWDEIKADSNRDLLRHLLAVLAADGFQAYARDVSFLGFPAFHVTIPHFSEIETFSDVGAIEEYAAYNDVRRLVRRLDELDPEERGRIINFLRQLPYSPDANVFEFLNQPVGDPALFPWYFGSLDLLLTALLFRNGDLAGAAEVFERFVAFSRTASHAAGTVTYYRCVADYLGARVAGRSEADIVDTLGVFYPSEVVAGVAREFGDPTMLVCRPDNPRCFDCQRCPQRPACLHPQTEQVYLQLKDRQAACPIDQRRLAALV; encoded by the coding sequence ATGAAGTATAAGGATGAGGTGCCGCTCAGGACGATCGGCAAGATCAAGGATATTTTGACAGGGATGGGCCTGTTGCCGATAGAGAAGGCGTGGCGCAACTCCCTGCAGGGGTTTTATTCGGTATCGGTGAATATCGCCGGCACCGATCTGTCCGTCAACGGCAAGGGCACATCTCACGAGTACGCGCTGGCAAGCGCCTACGGCGAACTGATGGAGAGGCTGCAGAACCTCTGCACTTTCCGGTTGAGCTTCGATCTCAGCCCCGAGGCGTTGGCCCGCCAGGGATTCTATTACGCGCCGGACGAAATACTTCTGAGCACGGCCGATCTCCTCACCGCTGGCGGAGAGTGGCTGACCGCCCAACTGGCGGGACTGGACCCGGCAACGGATAAGGAGGCGCTTCTCAAACTGTGGCAGGGGGTGACGTACGAGGACCTGCCAGCCGATTTTGCCGCCGTTCCTTACGGCAACTTGCATACAGGCAATATTTCCTACCTGCCGGTCAAGATGACCGCAAAAATGTATATGTCAAACGGCATGTGCGCCGGGAATACGCCGCAGGAGGCGCTGGTCCAGGGGATCGCCGAGTTGTTCGAGCGCCACGTAAACCAGCGGATCATCAGGGAGAAAATAGTGCCGCCTACGATACCAGGCGAATATATCGCCCGTTTCCCCCGCATAGCCGCCATGATCGCCGCTATCGAGGCCCGCGGCGCCTGTCGGGTAATCGTCAAGGACTGCTCGCTCGGCAAAGGGTACCCGGTGGTCGGGATAGTATATATCAACCTTGCCGACCAGAGCTATTTCGTTAAATTCGGCTCCCATCCCCTGTTCGAGATCGCCGCCGAGAGAACGTTGACCGAACTGCTGCAAGGCCAGGACATCGGCAGCATGATGGGGATGCGGGAGTTTTCCTACCGTGCCGGGGCGGACGACGGCAATAATCTGATCGGCATCCTGGTCAACGGCTCGGGGGTGTACCCGAGCGAGTTTTTTGGACCGCAGGCGAGCTATACATTCCGGGAGTGGGACGAAATAAAGGCTGACAGCAACCGGGACCTGCTGCGGCACCTGCTAGCGGTGCTGGCAGCCGACGGGTTTCAGGCTTATGCCCGCGACGTATCCTTCCTCGGGTTTCCCGCCTTCCATGTGACCATCCCCCATTTCAGTGAAATCGAAACATTCAGCGACGTCGGGGCGATTGAGGAATACGCCGCCTACAACGATGTCCGCAGGCTTGTCAGGAGACTCGACGAGCTCGATCCGGAGGAAAGGGGGCGGATTATAAACTTTCTGCGTCAATTGCCGTACAGCCCGGATGCGAATGTTTTTGAATTCCTCAACCAACCGGTCGGCGATCCGGCGCTTTTTCCCTGGTATTTCGGCAGCCTGGATCTGCTTCTGACCGCCCTGCTTTTTCGAAACGGCGATTTGGCGGGCGCCGCCGAAGTTTTCGAGCGGTTTGTGGCATTCAGCCGTACCGCCTCCCATGCTGCAGGGACAGTGACGTATTACAGATGCGTGGCCGATTACCTCGGCGCGCGCGTGGCGGGACGGAGCGAAGCGGATATCGTCGACACGCTTGGTGTTTTCTACCCGTCTGAGGTGGTAGCAGGCGTCGCACGCGAATTTGGCGACCCGACGATGCTTGTCTGCCGCCCTGATAACCCGCGCTGCTTTGACTGTCAACGGTGTCCCCAGCGGCCCGCCTGCCTCCACCCGCAAACCGAGCAGGTGTATTTGCAGCTCAAAGACCGCCAGGCAGCCTGCCCTATCGACCAGCGACGGTTGGCGGCGCTGGTGTAG
- a CDS encoding TerC family protein yields MELLAALGSIMLINLILSGDNAVVIALASRNLPHEQRKKAVFWGSMGAVVLRIVLTLAAAYLLQIPYLQFAGGLALIWIAVKLIADDKGDVKCHEAACLSEAIKVILFADVIMSLDNVLAIAGVANGNWILLGLGLAMSIPLVVFGSQLILSLMDRFPIIIYAGAAILGWTAAKMVIGDAAIGVMLTAYALPIEVALTAGVVAAGYWLKIRGRRGMEPADQPE; encoded by the coding sequence ATGGAACTATTAGCCGCGTTAGGGAGTATCATGCTCATCAACCTGATACTGAGTGGCGATAACGCAGTGGTCATAGCTCTGGCAAGTAGAAACCTGCCTCACGAGCAGCGCAAGAAGGCCGTATTTTGGGGTAGTATGGGCGCGGTCGTACTGAGGATCGTGCTGACCCTGGCGGCAGCATACCTGCTGCAAATCCCGTATCTGCAATTCGCCGGCGGTCTGGCGCTCATATGGATCGCCGTGAAACTGATCGCCGATGATAAGGGCGATGTCAAATGCCATGAGGCCGCCTGCCTCAGCGAAGCCATCAAGGTCATCCTGTTCGCCGATGTCATTATGAGTCTCGATAATGTTCTCGCTATCGCCGGTGTGGCTAACGGCAATTGGATACTGCTGGGTCTCGGCCTGGCGATGAGCATCCCGCTGGTCGTCTTCGGCAGCCAGCTAATCCTCAGCCTTATGGACCGCTTCCCGATCATCATCTACGCGGGAGCGGCCATCCTGGGCTGGACGGCTGCCAAGATGGTTATCGGCGACGCCGCTATCGGCGTGATGCTGACTGCATATGCTCTGCCTATCGAGGTGGCTCTCACCGCGGGCGTTGTAGCCGCGGGCTACTGGCTGAAGATAAGAGGGCGCCGGGGAATGGAACCTGCCGACCAGCCGGAATAG
- a CDS encoding Nramp family divalent metal transporter, which translates to MDVKRMKERLVLFLAVMGPGIITAFADNDAGGIATYSAAGAKYGYSLLFVLFISILALTVVQEISARTGAVTGRGLSDLIRERYGVKWTFFAMSVLMVANIGTTVSEFSGIATSFEIFGISRYIAVPVIAFVVWRLVLKANYSRIEKVFFALCLTFFSYVISGFIVDPPWREVIAVAATPPTFSHDPGYLLMVIGIIGTTITPWGQFYVQATIVDKGITAKTYAYTRWDVLVGAFFTGFIAFFIVVATAATLHVNNIPIETAADAAIALEPLAGKYASFLFAFGLFGASMLAAFILPLSTSYAICEAFGFERGISKSYKEAPVFFGLYTAIIVFSAILVLWPGLSLYHVMLTTQVVNGILLVPVLIFMVLIASNAKIMGKYRNSPLYNLVAWAFAALIIVLTILLLAATVAPGLVEQLFGRLMP; encoded by the coding sequence GTGGATGTGAAGAGAATGAAGGAGCGGCTGGTGCTTTTCCTTGCTGTAATGGGCCCGGGGATCATCACCGCCTTTGCCGACAACGACGCCGGCGGCATAGCCACCTACTCCGCGGCCGGGGCCAAGTACGGCTACAGCCTGCTGTTCGTGCTGTTCATCAGCATTCTCGCCCTGACCGTCGTCCAGGAGATTTCCGCCCGCACCGGGGCGGTGACCGGTCGCGGCCTTTCCGACCTCATTCGCGAGCGGTACGGAGTAAAATGGACTTTTTTCGCCATGTCGGTGTTGATGGTGGCCAACATCGGCACGACTGTGTCGGAGTTTTCCGGTATTGCCACAAGCTTCGAGATATTTGGGATCAGTCGCTATATCGCGGTGCCGGTAATCGCCTTTGTTGTGTGGCGGCTGGTGCTCAAGGCCAATTACTCGCGGATCGAGAAGGTTTTCTTCGCTCTCTGCCTAACTTTCTTCAGTTATGTAATCTCCGGATTCATCGTCGACCCGCCGTGGCGGGAGGTTATAGCCGTCGCGGCCACGCCGCCCACCTTCTCGCACGATCCGGGGTACCTGCTGATGGTGATTGGCATCATCGGCACGACGATCACGCCCTGGGGGCAGTTTTACGTCCAGGCGACGATCGTCGACAAGGGAATAACCGCCAAAACATACGCGTATACACGCTGGGACGTGCTCGTCGGCGCTTTCTTCACCGGCTTTATCGCCTTCTTCATCGTGGTGGCGACCGCGGCCACCCTCCATGTGAACAATATTCCCATCGAAACGGCCGCCGACGCGGCGATTGCCCTCGAACCGCTGGCCGGTAAATACGCATCCTTCCTGTTTGCCTTCGGCCTGTTCGGCGCATCGATGCTGGCCGCTTTCATCCTTCCGCTCAGTACCTCTTATGCCATCTGCGAGGCTTTCGGTTTCGAGAGGGGCATCAGCAAGTCTTACAAGGAGGCGCCGGTATTTTTCGGCCTATACACCGCCATCATCGTTTTCAGCGCCATCCTTGTGCTGTGGCCAGGGTTGTCTCTTTACCACGTCATGCTGACAACTCAGGTGGTGAACGGCATCTTGCTCGTGCCGGTGCTCATTTTCATGGTGCTCATCGCCAGCAATGCCAAGATCATGGGCAAGTACCGCAACTCGCCCCTTTATAATCTTGTCGCCTGGGCGTTCGCCGCTCTGATAATCGTCCTTACTATCCTGCTGCTCGCGGCGACGGTGGCGCCCGGTCTGGTGGAGCAGCTATTCGGCCGCCTGATGCCGTAG
- a CDS encoding DUF2935 domain-containing protein, with protein sequence MDIFCRGVKPFPPPAIAEVLFWLRIMRDHAQFIDLGLPCAESDLKIEAQRFSAVFGDLEDRFAKETSGEEFSRLVAVTMIAVGKFFVFNRHILHLIVDCRLCGGWLTPLFVDHLSREALYFRKLLKKIVGCAMAFPVDAMVSENIFWVRGIADHAKFIRGLIDPTERAFVLQAKCLGEKFDTLNLQARDLASMLWHYRPNNELVQFEKDLRVAADEAVDFFATAESLVARCAAAAVFPPLVADHIRREGEHFLAVLELIRQCLLQGEEAPDEEDEDEED encoded by the coding sequence ATGGATATTTTCTGCCGCGGCGTAAAGCCCTTCCCGCCCCCTGCCATTGCGGAAGTGCTTTTCTGGCTTAGAATAATGCGCGATCACGCACAGTTTATCGATCTTGGGCTTCCGTGCGCGGAAAGCGATCTGAAGATAGAAGCACAGAGATTCTCGGCCGTTTTCGGCGATCTTGAGGACCGCTTTGCCAAGGAGACGTCTGGGGAAGAGTTTTCCCGCCTCGTTGCCGTGACGATGATCGCGGTAGGGAAGTTTTTCGTTTTTAACCGGCATATTCTTCACTTGATCGTGGATTGCCGGTTGTGCGGCGGCTGGCTAACCCCGCTTTTTGTCGACCACTTGTCGCGCGAGGCGCTCTATTTCCGGAAACTGCTGAAAAAAATCGTCGGTTGCGCGATGGCGTTTCCGGTGGATGCCATGGTAAGCGAGAACATTTTCTGGGTACGTGGCATCGCCGACCATGCCAAGTTTATCCGCGGGCTCATCGATCCGACGGAACGGGCTTTTGTCTTGCAGGCCAAGTGTTTGGGGGAGAAATTTGACACGCTGAATCTTCAGGCCCGCGATCTTGCCAGTATGCTGTGGCATTACCGACCGAATAACGAGCTTGTCCAGTTCGAAAAGGATCTCAGGGTGGCTGCCGACGAAGCTGTCGATTTTTTCGCCACGGCGGAAAGCCTGGTCGCCCGCTGCGCGGCGGCTGCGGTTTTCCCTCCGCTGGTGGCCGACCATATTCGCCGCGAGGGCGAGCATTTTTTGGCTGTGCTCGAACTCATCCGCCAGTGTCTTCTCCAGGGCGAAGAAGCGCCGGACGAGGAGGATGAAGATGAGGAAGATTGA
- a CDS encoding tRNA threonylcarbamoyladenosine dehydratase, protein MLHRFSRMELLVGPAALAVLATKKVAVFGVGGVGSFAVEGLVRCGVGKLVLVDDDCICLTNLNRQLHATTKTIGKAKVAVMRDRVLEINPDAHVTVHQKFYLPETATELIADDYDYIIDAVDTVTAKIDLVVRAAERNIPIISSMGAGNKLDPTKFEVADIFSTSVCPLAKVMRYELKHRGIKALKVVYSREKPVAPRESEETSCVTGCVCPPGTPRKCTTRRQIPGSIAFVPSVAGLILAGEVVKDLIHCEGGSL, encoded by the coding sequence ATGCTGCATCGTTTTTCCCGGATGGAACTGCTCGTCGGGCCGGCGGCGCTGGCCGTGCTGGCGACGAAGAAAGTGGCGGTTTTCGGCGTCGGCGGGGTGGGATCGTTCGCGGTCGAGGGGCTGGTGCGCTGTGGGGTCGGTAAACTGGTTCTCGTCGACGACGACTGTATCTGTCTGACAAACCTCAACCGGCAGCTCCACGCGACGACAAAGACGATCGGCAAGGCGAAAGTGGCGGTTATGAGAGACAGGGTGCTGGAGATCAACCCTGACGCGCATGTAACAGTTCACCAGAAGTTTTACCTGCCCGAGACGGCGACGGAGCTCATCGCCGACGACTACGACTATATTATCGATGCCGTCGATACCGTGACGGCAAAGATCGATCTTGTCGTGCGGGCCGCTGAGCGCAATATCCCCATCATCAGCAGCATGGGGGCGGGCAACAAGCTTGACCCGACGAAATTCGAGGTAGCGGATATTTTCAGCACCTCCGTCTGCCCGCTGGCGAAGGTGATGCGCTACGAACTGAAACACCGCGGCATCAAGGCCCTAAAGGTCGTATACTCGCGGGAAAAACCGGTCGCGCCGCGGGAAAGCGAGGAAACGAGCTGCGTTACCGGATGCGTCTGCCCGCCGGGCACGCCCCGGAAATGCACCACCAGGCGTCAGATACCGGGCAGCATCGCGTTTGTTCCCTCGGTGGCGGGGCTGATCCTGGCGGGAGAAGTTGTAAAAGATTTGATCCATTGCGAGGGAGGTAGTTTATGA